The Manihot esculenta cultivar AM560-2 chromosome 11, M.esculenta_v8, whole genome shotgun sequence genome includes a region encoding these proteins:
- the LOC122725034 gene encoding putative proline-rich receptor-like protein kinase PERK6, with product MGCGCSKRSTLDDYDTDYAYTSIAQPSASSSLYFTAGSPSSLPKTDKGYGQRRSMQAFVSQNYEGFGQSQSASSTSLPKEPHSHTPVSQNRQGHGHTPKETDDRYKSPAVESVASSSSSFPEESKINHASGFELKKYSFKELAEATEHFSNNKFLGEGAFGQVFKANLDGKEVAIKKLKMVLMDTEVDHSDEQPKNLEKLLEELDVLRIVNHPNVVKMVGYCNEQKNKLLVLEYVANKSLRFHLNGKKPLVWSNRMKIAIGSAKGLQYLHKECDIRIIHRDIKADNILLTNDFEPKVADFSLAKFLPNATNVSHITSILRGTNV from the exons ATGGGTTGCGGCTGCAGCAAGCGTAGTACCCTCGATGATTATGATACAG ATTATGCGTACACATCCATAGCACAGCCATCTGCGTCTTCATCTTTATATTTCACCGCTGGTAGCCCATCGTCACTTCCTAAGACGGACAAAGGATATGGACAGAGACGATCTATGCAAGCTTTTGTCTCTCAGAATTATGAAGGATTTGGACAGAGCCAATCTGCATCTTCAACCTCACTTCCCAAGGAGCCTCATAGTCATACGCCTGTCTCCCAGAATCGTCAAGGACATGGACATACGCCAAAGGAAACTG ATGATAGATACAAGTCACCGGCTGTAGAGTCAGTTGCGTCTAGCTCATCCTCGTTTCCTGAGGAGAGTAAAATTAATCATGCATCTGGCTTTGAGCTAAAGAAATATAGTTTTAAAGAACTAGCAGAGGCAACTGAACATTTCTCCAACAACAAATTCCTTGGCGAGGGTGCTTTTGGCCAAGTCTTTAAGGCAAACCTAGACGGAAAAGAAGTTGCTATCAAGAAACTCAAAATGGTACTGATGGATACCGAGGTTGACCATAGTGATGAGCAGCCGAAAAATCTCGAGAAACTGTTGGAGGAGCTTGATGTCCTAAGAATTGTGAATCACCCAAATGTTGTTAAAATGGTCGGCTACTGCAATGAACAAAAGAATAAATTGCTCGTTTTAGAATATGTTGCCAATAAGTCCTTGAGGTTTCATTTAAATG GAAAGAAGCCTTTGGTGTGGTCAAACAGGATGAAAATTGCTATAGGCTCCGCTAAAGGATTACAATATCTCCATAAAGAAT GTGATATTAGAATCATACATCGAGATATAAAGGCCGATAATATTCTACTTACCAATGATTTTGAACCAAAA